The following are encoded in a window of Haloarcula halophila genomic DNA:
- a CDS encoding GIDE domain-containing protein, whose product MVVPQLVLLGITAVAGYLLLTGGRELSTVYHILRNDPVPIRTLDGHTGPVEIEGTAVVDEESGTVTSPLTGSDCLAYTYEVQELRSSGKHSNWETLDEGMGGVNFLVDDGTDRVRVDPEGADIRFESHSVTVPPGTELPESLAQYVAASDAVDEQDGTLNLVVTELSVGNKQRFIERRLDPGEHVYVYGLARRGPAAEWGSSLVDAVVGAGDGTPVFVISDTDERGTAWRIARDGLLKAGLGVVGLAIVVGFGIGVLF is encoded by the coding sequence ATGGTCGTCCCGCAGTTGGTCCTCCTGGGAATCACCGCCGTCGCGGGATACTTGCTCCTTACCGGCGGTCGAGAACTGTCCACCGTCTATCATATCCTCCGGAACGATCCCGTCCCGATCAGAACGTTGGACGGGCATACGGGTCCCGTCGAGATCGAGGGGACGGCAGTCGTCGACGAAGAGTCCGGGACCGTCACGTCGCCACTAACCGGGAGTGACTGTCTCGCCTACACCTACGAGGTCCAGGAACTCCGGTCGTCGGGGAAACACTCCAACTGGGAGACGCTCGACGAGGGGATGGGTGGCGTCAACTTCCTCGTCGACGACGGTACAGACCGGGTCCGCGTCGATCCGGAGGGAGCCGACATCCGGTTCGAATCCCACTCCGTGACGGTTCCGCCCGGGACGGAACTACCCGAAAGCCTCGCACAGTACGTCGCCGCCTCCGATGCGGTCGACGAGCAGGACGGGACGCTGAATCTAGTGGTGACGGAGCTCTCGGTCGGGAACAAACAACGGTTCATCGAGCGCCGACTCGATCCCGGCGAACACGTCTACGTCTACGGACTCGCACGGCGTGGACCGGCCGCCGAGTGGGGGAGCAGTCTCGTGGACGCAGTTGTCGGCGCAGGCGACGGGACGCCCGTCTTCGTCATCTCGGATACGGACGAACGTGGGACGGCCTGGCGCATCGCTCGCGATGGGTTGCTCAAAGCCGGCCTCGGTGTCGTGGGACTGGCGATCGTGGTGGGTTTCGGGATCGGAGTCCTGTTCTGA
- a CDS encoding Hsp20/alpha crystallin family protein: MSALREALRDLPDAVFADVLESDDAYLLVLDLPGVTSDTIDVRVENGRLVIEGQRSKDVPREFRFVEEDRSVFLDAELPMPPDATGQGAEGTVRKGVLELRLPKATAAPSTTIPIDED, translated from the coding sequence ATGTCAGCGCTGCGTGAGGCGTTACGTGACCTCCCCGACGCCGTGTTCGCGGACGTACTCGAATCCGACGACGCGTATCTACTCGTTCTGGACCTTCCGGGCGTCACCAGCGACACCATCGACGTCCGTGTCGAGAACGGCCGACTCGTCATCGAGGGCCAACGCAGCAAGGACGTCCCCCGGGAGTTCCGGTTCGTCGAAGAGGACCGGTCGGTGTTTCTCGACGCCGAACTCCCCATGCCACCGGACGCGACCGGGCAGGGCGCGGAGGGGACGGTTCGGAAGGGCGTCCTGGAACTCCGGCTCCCGAAGGCCACAGCCGCACCGAGTACGACGATTCCCATCGACGAGGACTGA
- a CDS encoding ABC1 kinase family protein, giving the protein MNFRAYWRFFVVARHFLPLLVAYARDRKRFLVVGRSRRVTGKQRRQRAQALLDSLLTLGPTFIKLGQLLSTRPDILPPEYIEEFSKLQDRVPPAEWEAAKGVLESELGPVDDAFDEFENEAISGASLGQVYRAEIDGERVAVKIRRPGIEDLVEADLRVIKWSLPILMYFVGEARSFSLETLADEFSKTIREEMNYEREARMLTEIRGNFADNDRIRIPRVTESHSTERVLTMEYVPGTKINDLDDLDERGFDRTQLAETLQRAYLQMIIDDGVFHADPHPGNLAVQDDGKLVFYDFGMSGRVDPFVQDKIIDFYAAVADQNIDAILDALIEMGTLSPEADRQVMGDVMELAIADARGEDIEQYRVQQIIQQVEDTIYEFPLRLPANLALVLRVATVVEGVCVTLDPEFDFISVATDYLRQEGHLAEGVRNYIEDRQQEIQDATRSAVRIPPKLESVLDRVEREDLHVRADLEDSDRLLAAMTKRLILGMLLASTLFSTALLYAEASLIGTGVAGVGAVLLTGALWWSFRSKRGVRAKPQFTRQSMREQEQGGGSATTFEYPTETDDSDG; this is encoded by the coding sequence GTGAACTTTCGCGCGTACTGGCGGTTCTTCGTCGTCGCACGCCACTTCCTGCCCCTGTTGGTCGCGTACGCCCGGGACCGAAAGCGCTTCCTCGTCGTCGGTCGTTCCCGTCGCGTCACCGGTAAGCAGCGCCGGCAACGGGCACAGGCGCTGTTGGATTCGTTACTGACCCTCGGCCCGACGTTCATCAAACTCGGGCAGTTGCTCTCGACGCGCCCGGATATCCTCCCGCCGGAGTACATCGAGGAGTTCTCGAAGCTCCAGGACCGGGTCCCGCCGGCCGAGTGGGAGGCCGCGAAGGGCGTGCTGGAGTCGGAACTGGGGCCGGTCGACGACGCCTTCGACGAGTTCGAGAACGAGGCCATCAGCGGGGCCTCGCTCGGCCAGGTCTACCGTGCCGAGATCGACGGCGAACGGGTCGCCGTGAAGATCAGACGGCCGGGGATCGAGGACCTCGTCGAGGCAGACCTCCGGGTCATCAAGTGGTCACTCCCGATACTGATGTACTTCGTCGGCGAGGCGCGGTCGTTCTCGCTTGAGACGCTCGCCGACGAGTTCTCCAAGACGATCCGCGAGGAGATGAACTACGAGCGGGAGGCCCGGATGCTCACCGAGATCCGGGGGAACTTCGCGGACAACGACCGCATCCGCATCCCGAGAGTCACGGAGAGCCACTCCACCGAGCGGGTGCTCACGATGGAGTACGTCCCGGGGACGAAGATCAACGACCTCGACGACTTGGACGAACGGGGATTCGACCGGACGCAACTGGCCGAGACCCTCCAGCGGGCGTACCTCCAGATGATCATCGACGACGGCGTCTTCCACGCGGACCCGCATCCGGGGAATCTAGCCGTCCAGGACGACGGGAAGCTCGTCTTCTACGACTTCGGGATGTCGGGCCGAGTGGACCCGTTCGTCCAGGACAAGATCATCGACTTCTACGCTGCGGTCGCCGACCAGAACATCGACGCGATCCTCGACGCCCTGATCGAGATGGGCACCCTTTCGCCGGAGGCCGACCGGCAGGTGATGGGTGACGTGATGGAACTGGCAATCGCGGACGCGCGCGGAGAAGATATCGAACAGTACCGCGTCCAGCAGATCATCCAGCAGGTCGAGGATACGATCTACGAGTTCCCGCTGCGGCTCCCGGCGAACCTGGCGCTGGTGCTCCGGGTCGCGACCGTCGTCGAGGGCGTCTGTGTCACGCTCGATCCGGAGTTCGACTTCATCTCCGTCGCGACGGACTACCTCCGTCAGGAGGGGCATCTCGCGGAAGGTGTCCGGAACTACATCGAGGACCGACAGCAGGAGATCCAGGACGCGACCCGATCTGCGGTTCGGATTCCGCCGAAACTCGAATCGGTGTTGGACCGGGTCGAGCGCGAAGACCTCCACGTCAGGGCCGATCTAGAGGACTCGGACCGCCTGCTCGCCGCGATGACGAAGCGGCTCATCCTCGGGATGTTGCTCGCCAGTACGCTGTTCTCGACGGCACTGTTGTACGCCGAGGCCTCACTGATCGGAACGGGTGTCGCCGGCGTCGGTGCGGTCCTGCTGACCGGGGCGCTGTGGTGGTCGTTCCGCTCGAAGAGAGGCGTTCGGGCGAAACCACAGTTCACCCGCCAGAGCATGCGCGAGCAGGAGCAAGGCGGTGGCTCGGCCACCACGTTCGAGTATCCGACGGAGACCGACGACTCCGACGGATAA
- a CDS encoding NAD(P)/FAD-dependent oxidoreductase encodes MSSEREDVIVIGGGVAGLSAAIFTARAGLSTRIVSIGESILERNAHLENYPGFPAGINPRLLLELMQAQARRAGVWFIDGEATDVERDDGRFVVTLADEETYDAQYLVAASWSDPSYLAALDIETVDRGSKEFVGVDDCGRTDVDGLYAAGRLAEQHHQAIVAAGHGAQVGLTLVEDSDVEFYHDWTAPEGYFTDRGREIPPGCEEIDEDERQQREQESLEIMRRYFEQPMPGEPTMHPSVADDE; translated from the coding sequence ATGTCCTCGGAACGTGAAGACGTTATCGTCATCGGCGGCGGCGTCGCCGGGCTTTCGGCGGCGATTTTCACCGCCCGTGCCGGTCTCTCGACTCGGATCGTCTCGATCGGCGAATCGATCCTCGAACGGAACGCACATCTGGAGAACTACCCGGGGTTCCCCGCGGGTATCAACCCACGTCTCCTGCTGGAACTGATGCAGGCACAGGCTCGGCGGGCCGGCGTCTGGTTCATCGACGGGGAGGCGACCGACGTGGAGCGGGACGACGGTCGGTTCGTCGTCACGCTGGCCGACGAGGAGACCTACGACGCCCAGTATCTCGTCGCGGCCTCGTGGTCCGACCCCTCCTACCTGGCCGCCCTCGATATCGAGACCGTCGATCGGGGCTCGAAGGAGTTCGTCGGTGTCGACGACTGTGGCCGGACGGACGTGGACGGCCTCTATGCCGCCGGTCGGCTGGCCGAGCAACACCATCAGGCGATCGTCGCCGCGGGGCACGGCGCACAGGTCGGGCTCACGCTGGTCGAGGACTCGGATGTCGAGTTCTACCACGACTGGACCGCGCCGGAGGGGTACTTCACGGACCGCGGACGCGAGATCCCACCGGGGTGTGAGGAGATCGACGAGGACGAACGGCAACAACGCGAACAGGAGTCACTGGAGATCATGCGGCGGTACTTCGAACAGCCGATGCCCGGTGAGCCGACGATGCATCCCAGCGTCGCGGACGACGAGTAG